The nucleotide window AGGTCATGCTATCAACCCGAGGGATTTGAATGAAGTGACTTTTGTGTCTTTGTTTCTTATTAACACAGAATGTTATAGCTTTGTTGTTATTGATACTGTTGGGATAATGGGCTTGTAttcatgagattttttttatattttctcttataattAATTGTCTTGTtgtatttctatataataacttcttttttattgtcAATGATGgaatggaaaaaattatatttgaacaTAAAAAGTGAGGCCATTCAAATATGTTAAGAGTATCTTCAGCCTCAAATGGAGGCCTAACTTTAGCCTCAGATGGAGGCTTAACTAATAGCCTGACTAAAGGCCATACGCAGCTGGACACCAATCTGCATCTTTGGAAAGCCAGTTGACTCTTTCTAGTTAATTCTTTCCTTATTATGTTTGTACACTTTCCTTTTCTGTTTATTGTAATCTTCTCAATTTTGGATATCTTGCAATCTTCTTATTTATggaaatacatgtatatatacagCAATACTGTTCTGTAAAAAGATAAGTTTGAGTGAATATAAAAACTTCTCTTTTGGTCCATTTTTTTTAGAACCCCTCAGGGTTTAACACCTATTTGTTTTCTTACTCGATGTTACTATATCGAATTCTGGTCTGTATTCCAACTccacctcttcctcttccacccTCTATATGCCTAGTATCACTTTTTTGGGGAGAGGCGAGCCCCCTGTTTCGAGCCTCCAATGTATAAAGGAGTGTTTGAAAAAATCAGCAAatcatatttgaataaaatcttgCCAAGGGTTTCCTTGAAAAGTACCAAGGaatgttttttttcattattatttttgagctCCAACGATAGGTTGAAGCAATGGACTCCACAGGTGAGAAGGTACTAAATCGGGGGACAGGTTCCTGCCTCACTCAAGGTGGAAATCAATGCTTAAGGCCGTGGGGGGGCATATCAATGGTTGTGGCCTCTATATGAGCAGCAAAAGATGGGCAGGGTGGATTTAGTGAAGGAAATGGCAGATTAGCAATGAACGAGTCAAAAGAGGGGTTTTGCCATTAGATTTGATGCTGTTAGATTAACTTCCTCGTTAGATTTCGTTAAATCCATATTTTCTTTGTAATCACACATTGGTTGGAATGGAGAAGATTTTGTAATCTACAATGATTCGAAGGTACTCCAATTATAACTTTGACTAGTTCTTTTCAGAGCGCATGCTTAGATGTGGTTTGAGTTTTTCTTAGGTTGTTACTTTGTACAAATTACAACCGCCTTCATCTTCCTTGCCTTCTGGTTGGCAGTTGGCCTGCCTTTTATGCTTTTGTACTTCTTGGTTGCAATGCATCTAGTTATTTCAGACATGCAGATAAGTTATTTCGTTACTCTCGCTTGATGACCCTCGTTTTGCATTATGATGAAACCTAACTTCAcaaaagtttattttcttttcttttctctttacgTGATATGCtcatatttttatcatctcTACCATACTTGTCATGGCATTGTCATCAAATCTGTAATTAACATTCAGAAGAACGAAGAACGATGAATTGAATACAtgtgtatataattataatagcTTGCCAACAAAACCAAAGGAGAAACCCAAACAATGGCCAAGGAATGGCAAGCAGGACCCAAAAGTCCTTGACaatccaaatgaaaaaataataggaaGGTCTTctacttaaaaataaagaagaccAAAACCAACCGATACAATATTACTTACAAGTTACATGTATAGGAAGGTCTTCCACTTAAAAAACAGAAAGACCAAAACCAACCCTTCAACTATATAAAACCTACACAAGCACTACGCGGCGGATGGGGCTGAAACGTAGTTAACGACACCAGCCTCGGAAAGCACCGCCAATAATGCTTACAGGTTCTTCTGTTCATCCCCTACTTCAGCCTCTCCTGCCGGCAAAGTATTCTTGTAGTCCAATGACTCATCGTTGTATATGtcccaccatttcttcaccagcATCTTGATGTCTTACCTGTCCATGTTCTGTTCCTCCCCAATATACCTCCATGGCTTTGACCCCTAAAGAACCAAACAAATTCACCGTTAGAATACTATCATTCCTAGAAACAACAGTAGTTTATACAAAACTTTGGAATtgttctcataaaaaaaaaaagatactcACAGCAGCACATTAGTGAACAACCTTGACCTTGTCAAGCTCGATGTTCTCTGGGTGGCGCCACATCAAGGCCAGGACAAGGTTGTAAACTGGAGGGATCGGCTTGTAAACATCCCTAAAGAACATGTTCAGAAAGTCCTGAAAGAATCATAAACATATTTTTGGGTCAGATAATTGATTTGATCAACTAAAAACCACTATTGAGTCCTGAAGTTTCGAGAATTACCTGCTCAGCAAAAGGGGTAGGAGGGGTAGTTTTGAGTGTCCTGAGGAGGTCATGGTATGTGGTCATGTTGGGTTCATACACAAACATGCCAGCATTGAAGTAGAGGGGAGGCTTGGGACCTAACTCAGCAGGCCACTTGACCTTGTCTGGGCACTGCTGGCAATAGCCAACCTTGTATTGTGGACTGTGGCTCCATGTTTTCTTTCAGAAGCAATCCATCACTGCTTGTCATTGGCATTGTCATTGATATGTGGCCAAGATGTTCATTTTATGGGAGATACAGTTTCCACTCACAactaggaaaataaaaagagaccaAATTCGAAGAGAAGTTATGTCTCATCTGCAATCATTGCATAGGAATTTATGACCAttgggcttcatttgattgTTTAGAGCACCACATCCAGATGCTTAGGTGAGGATCTACCCTTGTTCTTCTTGGCCAATAGCACATATATGTGGAAGAAGCAAGCCTTAGTCTGGGACCGTAAGTGTGGATGTTTTGAAGTGTTGTTTTGGTTATTgtaccaaaacaaaatatattattaatcacATATTACTATATGCTTACaattcaaattatataataatgcaaTTCAATTTAAATGAGATATATATGCCTACAGAAATGGTAAACATGCATATGAATATGATGACAGACTCATTGGATAATGTTTTGGTCAAGATAATTAAAACATGTATTGTATTAACACATACAAACTATTTTCAAACTGTTTGAtacaagataattttttttaaccattcTGCTCATTATCTTGAGAAATACTTGTGTTCAGTccaatatataatttgtgaCCAATGCATTATTCTATTTGGTTGTTGCTTTGAAGGTGATGAGAGGTTACTTGTTGCAGAATACATGCCCAATGATACATTAGCAAAGCATTTATTTCACTGTAAGTTTGTTgaactaactttttttttatgttgttgcATGAGTCTACACTATATGAAATCCTATATGATCCAGTAATAGCCAAACCCACTACTCATGAGttgaaacatttaaaaataaatatttaattcgtACCCAGGCTCAGAGATCTTGATTTCctaattttattacttataaaaatatataaatatttaattctatcTTTCTACATGCTACAGAAATAATCATTACTATCTTTTGTATAAAGTAGCATGTTTATATAATGATGTTTTGTATGAAGGAGCTCAAGAGAAAGGTATAGAGGAGCATGCTTTTCAAGTACTGCTTCTCATTTTGCTGAAGACCAATGTAAGGAAGTGGGTTTATGCATTTCGTTTTTTTCATAAAGTTGGTTCAAATGCATTATCAGTGTCTTTTtacatgttaaaataataacCTTTTTGGACTTTTGCTACTTGAGGCTTGGATTAAGCATGAAGCTCTCTCACTCCACCATGCTCTGTTATCACATGCATggtttttcattcaaaataaacCAGAGTTTGTCCCAATATCTAACTCTAACACTAATTAGCTAAGAGTACTAAAGGCTATGGCCATGGAAAGAAGGAAATCccaaaagatggaaaaaattagaaaaatgtacCTCTCGGATTGGAGGTTGGATGGAGGAGAGCCAGAAGACGGCACCAAAAATGCCTTGCGGACTGGATGCTGGTGGACGTCTGACAGGTTCTTCGGAGGAAATGAAGGCACAAGCTTTCTTCGTTGGGGTTGGGGATTTTCGAGTTCTAACTCTGCAAAGAAAATGAGTAGCAGGGGGATGTTGGGTTGAGTAGCAGGGGAGAGAAGTGGGGATGTTGGGCGGGAGATAACTTGTgttgttgttatttttatttttatttttatttttaatacgAGTACTGCTAGAACCACCGTCCGCTCTAATATGTGttttttgatatgttttttttataattattttttataacatttttcaatatttaaaaaaaaataaaataaatttataatattattaaaaaatacttctttaatcatgaaataaaaaaattattaaaaaataattatttaatcacgaaataaagaagtattttttaataatattatgaatgtttttattttttttaaaatatttaaaattattaaaaaaaattatataaaaataattgtataaaaatacatgatagagcctggctctatcattttccatgaaataatttaataaggaTAAGTTACCACGTGTGATGCTGTGATAGGTTTTGAGTTTAGCCGAGGCGTTGAATATTGCAGCTTGTCCGGTATCCAGCTACCATCCAAGTCAAGATGTGAAGCTATCCAATCACATAATTTACGAAGTTACTTTGGGATATGCTTTGTATATACAGAGTCAATtgtcagtttatttttttattctttagcCTACAGTCTCAAACATGTGGAtgcttttatttaattaaagaaatgaagtatacgACATTGATCACACCTTTCTTTTCTCTGCTTTTCAAAATCAACGAAACCTACGGTAGATCTCTTTTCTTGATCGTCAACTCCACTCTAATATGAGTACGAGCGTCTTTGTCTCCGTTTTCATCACTCGACTTTCTTCATCGGTTCTTTGATCTGCAAGTCTGAGAAGTTAAGAGACTGCGGCGACCAAAAGCGAAAAACGTTTGTTTGGGTAAGGAAAACATGATTCGCCATCAccgtctttttctttcttttaatttcgCCATCATTTAAATACTGCAAACCAGTTGTACAAGACTAGAGTGAAGTTTAAGGTGAGATCATGCAAATGCTTGCTCTCACCTTAAAAGACAaattgattcttttttctttacctttattttttagagcactttcattggattagttaaaagctaaatccaattaatatttaactattaaagagtaaaatatgctcacattggattagttaaattctaaatatttggaatttagctacagtgacttttaaaaatttttccaaatttaaaggttactatatatacatcaaatacatattttattaattatttctctctccctttctttctatcacatattttatcacaattaatatattaatttgacttagtgatatattaaattaataagaacattattattaattaacatataataagtagaatagtaaaatatgataaaattaaaaaaaattaataattaaaaaaattaaatatttttgaaattagttgttattcattaccatataatgaataaatatataatctaacgTGGAGATTTAACGTGAATaatcaaaactaaattcatcttatattattttattattatataatgaaaaaatagatattccaatgtagaaatttaagtgaatgaaatagttaaaagttaaatttttcttacattcatcaaaactgtcatttaactttgactaatccGATGAGAGTGCTCTTATTCCTTTCATCAAAACCCAagtcatttcatttctttttcttatgaaAAAGTATACTTACAACCGTAAATTGTATaatcgccgcgtaatcgttttgaaaaaaatgaaaaaaacataagacccatatgaaaaaaattaattttttaatagtagacccttCTTTTTCAatgcgattacgcggcggttacgcacttcacggttgtatgtagaattactcttttcttATTCCATGACTTTCTCCCAAGATTTCTCTATTCTCTCCTTCCGGATATTCAGCTCTCCCAAATTTGCTCCAGTTAGTCTTTCCTCTCTTCCTATCTTATACTTCTCTCTGTAATGAAAAGAATTGTATAATCATATAGATAAAACTCAATTTTGCCCAATTTTGGGCACAACTTTGAGAAATACCTAATTGCATTtcataattctattttttctttgtccTAGCTTTGGATCATTTTGCCGCCACACCTAGCCAACCTCTTCGAGCTTGGTCTAATATTCCTTTCATTCAGGTATAATACCCCTCCAAAGTCTTAACTTTGAATTGGATGGAGGAGATGAATGATATTGTGTGTGATAAACTTGCTTCATTCATTTGATTTTTAGATTTGTATGGTTGTGTATTTTAGtcctgtttggattgagagatgagatgagatggttttagatgagttgaataaaatattattaaaatattattttttaatattattattgttttgagatttgaaaaagttgaattatttattatattttgtgaaaaaatttaaaaaattataatgatgagatgagatgagttaacaTCCCTTCTCAATCTAAATGGTAGTTTTGGGATGGGTTTTGATTTCACCTTgaggtttattatattttggattggcGTTGCCAAATTGTTGGGCTCTTGTCCAGACTCCATGTGAATAATtgggaaagtttttttttttttttttccctttaatgTCTCATTTTGCTTGATTTGggaaatatatttgttttaattggTTGATTTTCTGTGCTTCATATTCACAACAAAAGAAAggaattagaaaacaaaaattgaattttgaagaGTAGTCGATTATATTGTGACAAAGGGTAAGTTTTGATGTGAGGGTATGTTTTTGTAtggctttttttattattaattttttttttatcaataatacattcaaattaaataaaaaaatacaagagtAATGGGTGCCTATGATTCCCCATACAAAATCCTCATACAGTGATTTCAATGCTCGGAGGGAAAGATAAGATAAAACCGAAAgtgtttgtttgcttgtttGGGTAAGCAAAACATTCACCATCaccttctttttctctcttttttatcttGTTCCATTATTCTCCTATTTTTATAGCTTATAGTATtctgctttatttatttatttatttattcagttGTTTATACTTTTTTCAATGTTATcacgttgtttttttttttttttctctttgaatttatGTACTTCTCTGGTTTGGTTCTTAGAAGGAATTTGGGTTGTGATCTCACTGTTTGGTTGTTTTGTCAAATCGAAAGAGTGAGATCAAAGTTTAAATTTGCTAAAAAAGAtacatcaatttaattttttttgtttgcatttcATTGCTTTAGATTGATGACAAATTCAAAGCAAATTTGGATTGTTTCAATTGCACTacatataaatttcttgagttgctgattttttaattttgattcattcCGTTAGAATGCAAGATTTTTTAGGTTTGGGCTATTTAGTTTGAGGTTTGTGTTTAaggatttttttcatttctgtaTAAATCTTTagtgattttttgttataattttatatttctaactGTATAAATCTTTGGTAATTTTTGCTTATAATTTTACATTTCATTCTAGAAATATTTGGTTATTTATCTATCAAGATTTCTACTTGTTGATTTATTAACGTATATAAACTTCTCAAAAAAGAGAATTTAGATGATGAGGATTTTCATTAGTTGATGGGGGTTCTTAACACAATCTTTACTATATATGATAGTgtttagataaaataagttattattATAGCTTTCCTCCATCGTTTGATGAAAATCCTCATTCATGATCTTCTTTGTTTTGAGAACaagatttattttgtatgttatAGATGTTTTAATGCTTAAATTATATACACAAGTATCACTCGATTAAAATTGGATTGTAACCAATATTTGAGTTTGGTGGGGATCTTTTCCTCCTGATATAGCTCAAGTTATCTGGGTTGATAATCGGTTGTAAACCTTTCTTTTGCAATAAAGTTctattttgatattaaaaaaaacaaaatctgagttgtgaaaataattgtataataaattatatgtatatcgttactatgttatttttatcactttaatGGTAtccctaaaaaattaaaatttaagaattaatttCCTATCTATTCAGAACATGTAGAATAATGTaaacattataatataatatgatattatctgaatataaaattttagcttcttttataatatactttgtgtattttgttttagtgtaaAAGATTTGAgttatagattattattatattggttACCTGatgtgtctttttttttcgtttctatattcttttgtatatttcaagatttgatttgtaatataatatatattatgtaaatataaaatattagttattttataatatattttgtttatgtttgttTTAGTATAGGAGTTAAGAGTACTTGTAAATTGTTGTTTTATTGTGTTCTTTTGATGTTATGATGGCTAAGTGGTTTGGGCTTTTCAGTTTCAGATTGGTATCTCTTAACTTTctcaatttgtttaaatatgaAGTTGATTAAAATGTTGAACtggtttataatttattttagggcatcattatatttatatttatatatacacgttgGAGCTAATGGGTTATCATTTGAGTTAAGAAGATCATGTGTTTTGGTCAAATTAGTAGCTCATAGCTttggatcattttttattatgtaaaaagaatgttagtgcaAGTTTTATTGAACCTTGTTGAGCTACAACAAATCTACTTGTTTCAATAGGCTCATATTTGCCTCACTTAGTGAGACTCTTGCTTGGTTGCTTATTTTGTTGATAGTTATTTAtcaaatttgatataatttgatttgtaagatttaaaatttaaaatttatttttgaaatcaagTTATGCCACGTGAATGATATGTAgtgtaaaaacttttaaatattgaaaaataatgtttCACGAGTAATATAAATAATGACATAATGTTCTTAATATATTCACCATCaccttctttttctctcttcatttttttttccataattcTCCTATTTTTGtagcttataatattttactttatttatttttttatttagctGTTCACACTTggcattttctatttttatatgtctatatgtaatatatatgatatggtTAACTTGCTTTGAATGCCTAATAATGGGGTTTTTGTTCTATATCAATTCCATTTTCtccataaatttttcatttttttccaaacaggGTACTAGTATGAGGATTACCTTGATTTCTCACACGCCTTTTCCTTCTCTCTGAATCCTCTTTTCCTCTCCGACGCACTGcttattcttcttctctatttgaGTGACAAAATCAGCCCCTATACATTCCGTTTTGGACCCTGAGCTCATACCATTTAAATTGAAGATGGGCCCTCAACTATCCTCTTCTCATGACTGGCCCATAACTTATTGTGGCCCATCCACATCAAGAGGAaggttatttattattttttatttaaaattttaaaaaaattgtaatgattaattttaaaaaattataataattagttcaaaaatatttatatctaaataatatttgaaaataagatgaaatgagaatttaaGGATGAAACCTATTTTCAATCAAACCCTTCGGACGGCGGATTCCTTCTTCAAAGTTcaattaagtatatattttcataatgcaAAGTTACCGCGTGTGATAGGTTTTGAGTACGACTTTTGTGcctaaacaaaaaacaaaaaaataaaaaataacagagaAGTTTTGCTcttgctattatttttttaggtctataaaaaattagaaatcatatttgtaatcgtgagtgtgtaagtaccgtgcagtcgttttgaaaaaaagtaaataaatatgggatccactttatagaattaattttttaatagtagatcctattctttttcaaagtgactgtacgacgtttacgcacttcaagactgtacataaaattactcttaattcctttcttttaaagttgttaaatgaaaaaaattagcaTTAGCATTAAAGTACTCCAATTTAAGTTGCCCACAAAATtatcccatatatatatgtatatatatttatataattctaCTGTAGTCAGTACTGTTCTTTGTGTAAGCAGGCAGGGAGCTGGAAgccaattaattatataagaagCTTAATTGTGAGatggaaaaatcatcaacaattcaACAAAAAGTGGCCGCAACTACTGCTTCAGTACTCACCAATGCAAATCAAAAAGCTGAAGAAACTCATCAAATATTAGATCAGGAAGCTGCAAACACATTGAGTCGTGGAAATGGTGGAAATCAACATAGAGAGTTGGTAATTAGCATCAAAGAAATGGCCGTTGAAAGCGGCTTGGAGCTGCCTCCCTCATCAAACGAGTGTTGTATCTACAGGATTCCAACTCATCTTCGCAAATTGAATGAGGAAGCCTACACTCCTCAAGTTATATCGATAGGGCCTTTCCACCATGACAGCAAAAGACTAGAACCcatgaaaaagttgaaactgaaatattttcaaagattccTGCGGCGGATTGAGAACTTCAACGTACTAGATATTTTAGTAAACGACATAAAGGTGCAAGAAAAAAGAGTGCGTGAATGTTATGCAGAAACCATCAACCTTAGCAGTGACAATTTCGTGAAACTAATTTTGGTGGATGGGAGCTTTCTTATTGAGTTTTTCTACAATATATTAAGCTCCCAAGGAAGCGATGGTGTTGTTCGTGAGAACCGTACACTATTAAACCCAATATCATGGCCAGCATTTAAGTTGGACTTGCAGTTACTTGAAAATCAACTTCCCTTCTTTGTTCTTGAGATATTATTCAGCCATGCACGTTTAGCAAATTATCGATTACATTCCTTCTCTTCGCTTGCCATTTATTTCTTTGAGGTGACTCACGGTCAGAAATTGCCTCAAAATCTTGCAGCGAATGCAAGACATATAGTTGATTTGGTCAGAGCACTTCGTGTTCCATCACCTAGAAAGCTATTGTCAACACATGAAAGTAATGATCTTGCTAGTGCTAATCATTTATATTCTGCAAGCCAGTTGGATGAGGCTGGTGTGAAGTTTAAGGTGAGCTCTACAAGCAAATGCTTGCTTGACCTGAAATTCACCAACGGAACTTTGGAAATTCCATGCATCAAACTGTATAATTCAACAGAGATTATTTATCGAAACATCATAGCATTTGAGCAATGCCATTATCCATATGATTCACATTTTACAGACTACATTGTGCTATTGACTTTTCTAATCACCACTCCCAAAGACGTGGATTTACTTATTAGAAAAGGAATCATCATTAATGGGCTTGGCAACAGCAATGCAGTGGCTTCTTTCCTCAATAATATGGGCACAAATGTCCCATATGATGGCTTCAACTCTGCTTATTATGATTTGTTTGAAGGTTTGAATGCATTCTATGAGAACTCTAAGAATATTTGGAAGGCTACCTTGAAACGGGATTATTTCAGTACTCCTTGGAGAATAGCTTCTACTGCAGCTGCTGGTATCTTACTGTTGCTCACTCTCGGACAATTTATATGCTCAATCATCCAAGTTGTGAAGATGTGAAGAAGTTTTGTCCATGAAATGCTGGTAggacataatatttattttactcatcatttttagaaattaattaatttgttagatTGCTAGCAACAACTTGGAAAATTTGAACATGACATGCACAAATATAAGTATTGTTTGAGATACTATGACTTATCTTCACTTTCTTCATCTATTAGTGTAGAGCCTTAGTTCTGAATGCTATAAAAATACACCCTCATATGTACATAATAGAACATACGCAACACTAATATCTTCAACTTCAACACATTTTCATTCTTTACTTTGTTCTTCATTTGCTGAGTTACCTATTGCTTTGTGCTTTGCCAAACTCCTTGCATTTGATAGCACCACATGTGATGTCTTGGATTCTATGGTGATTTCTTGGTTGTTAAGTTGTGTTTTCCTCATTGCTTACTCAGACAAGTTCTCAGAATGAAGTACAAAATCATAGCTCGATGTTATCCCATCCGTGATTTACATGATGTCCAGTGAATTGTGTGATATCAATGTCCTCTTTGCATAATTCAACATTTGGTTGCTTGATTTGGAACAATTTGTGATTTATTATATGAAAACAAGTTCGGTCAAAGAGGATGTGGACTTAAAGAGTTCAATTGttaaattattaacttttttGCAGGAACATATACGGGCTGAGATTGGAGCAGAGTAAGtgatagatgagatgaatttcaTGGAACAAAAGTGGAGGTCATGCTATCAA belongs to Juglans regia cultivar Chandler chromosome 8, Walnut 2.0, whole genome shotgun sequence and includes:
- the LOC108987716 gene encoding UPF0481 protein At3g47200-like: MEKSSTIQQKVAATTASVLTNANQKAEETHQILDQEAANTLSRGNGGNQHRELVISIKEMAVESGLELPPSSNECCIYRIPTHLRKLNEEAYTPQVISIGPFHHDSKRLEPMKKLKLKYFQRFLRRIENFNVLDILVNDIKVQEKRVRECYAETINLSSDNFVKLILVDGSFLIEFFYNILSSQGSDGVVRENRTLLNPISWPAFKLDLQLLENQLPFFVLEILFSHARLANYRLHSFSSLAIYFFEVTHGQKLPQNLAANARHIVDLVRALRVPSPRKLLSTHESNDLASANHLYSASQLDEAGVKFKTTLCY